The Nicotiana tomentosiformis chromosome 9, ASM39032v3, whole genome shotgun sequence genome contains the following window.
tatttttaagattacCATATCAAGCTTGCAATTAAGAGTTACCTATTATATATGGTATAGTGTCATTTTGTCTATATACCGTTAGTTCACAAAACTTAATTACTTTTAAGTAAATAAAATGTGTGCCCTCTTTAACCGTTCAAACTTTTAGATGAGGTGGTCATATAGTTCTATGTAACTACGTACCTTAACATTGAAAGAATATAGAACAGTTTGTTCAATGGTGGTAATATTTGTATGAATAATATTAAGCTGCAAATCTTCTAAAGCAGAAATGGTGGTAATGAGTTGGCCTGGCCTTCTTTTTGACAATATCTTGATCATTGCATTAAAACCTAGAAGCTTCACTTCAACATCAGCCAAACATGATTTGCTCTCTGCTATTTCTTCTTGAATTCCACCTTCATATAATTCATTTGCAAGTGGCAAAGGATCAAAGAATGGTGGCTGTGAAGGATTTTGAATTTCCATTAATAATGAATCATCTCCATATAGTTTCCTTCTCTTTTGTGATTCAAGGCATTGTAAAAGTTGCTCCAATTCTCTCACAAATTCTATTGCTCCACCAATAATTGAAGCTTGATCTCCCTAGAAAATTTCCACAAAAAAGAAAATATCAacatttccatctttcttctcATATCTACATGATATAGTTGTGTTTGCACTGtgcacggaatttaagaaaaatactaatttttgaaACATCAAAAATACCCTTAAAATTGTGGTCTCTTTGTCTAAAGTAATGCGTTGAGAAATGGCAGATGTATAGAACCTTTCAACGAGATAGTGCTTTTTTAATTAAACATGCATGTTTATATGGCTATAATTACATGTCATTAAGAGTAAACGAAAAGTTTAACGTGAAATTAAAAAAATCTAATATAGAAAGGTATCATTCATTTTTGGACAGACGGTATCATAAAAAATGAAACAGACAGAGTTTTAATACCCTTTGTACATAGGAACTTGGCATGAGAGACCTCAAGACAAGAAGATGCTCATTCATTTGCTTCCTTCTATTCCTCTCCACTTCAATATGTGTCATTCTTTGATTCTCAACTTCCTCACTACTCTTGATTCTtgttcttttcctcttcttcttgctTTCATTTGCTTGGCTATTTTCAAGATTTTCACCAATAAGAAACTTAAGTTGTGTAGCATTCTCTACTTTATCACTAAACTCTATAAACTTCTCTTCAATTTGTGACACCATCATAGCTTCTTCATTAACCATCTCTGGATTTTGATGGTTAAGACTTGGGGAAATTGTAGGCAAATAAGGCTGCAGAAATATTTCATGTTCAAAGTGAAACAACATGGTGAGTTAAAGTGTATTGATATGTCAAAGGAAGAGACACAAGTTATGAAAAATGTTGACATTGAAAAAGTACCAAAATATATAGATGTGTGTGGACATACCTGGTTGTTTTCTTTTTCCTCCATTGTattttagaaagaaagaaaaagagactCGAAAACTCTAATAGTACATAAATTCATGCAAAATCAATCCATTGGTGAATTATCAATCCTTGGGTCCACCTCCAGAAACCTGACAAAATTCAGCAACAAACTATCTTGATAattggaaatttttaaaaaaaaaataagatgATGAATTTACTTGTGGATAAGAAGATGGGAATTTGCGGAGTTACTATTGGAGAAGAGGATATAACacaagtgtgtgtatatatatatatataagtaatagcacttaattattcataataagtggaattaataatctaaaaaataaaacaaatattcttttttataatatgttaaattacactaataaatgtaaatattttagtacattataTATCTGCCATATTCATGAGAGAGGGAGAGGGGGTTTGGAGAAGAGAAGAGCCTGTGGATTAATTTTCCACCTCACGAATTTACTCACTTTCACTTCCCTTTTCTTTCACCTCCCACCTATTAATTGATGTGAATCACAAGCAGAACTAACTTTACCACCTCCTTTTTGCACGAGGCTTTAATAAATACTTAACTTTGTTATATGATTTTATGAATtaaattgagtgaaaattttcaagtttgaacCTTTCTATGGATTGAATGAATGAGATTGGTTTTGATCATATATCATACACGCAAGCGCCTTTGCAGCCTAGACACCTTTATTTAACTAAAAATTTCTTTACATGTGATACCGTTCCATTTTAACTTTACACGCTCTACTAGGACTTTctaataaataatgaatatatatatatatccacggACCTTGTATGAAAATTTTGCAACTTGTCATTTCATTATAAAGTGGAAACTTTATGCCAGGActcttcaaaaaaaaatattgttgtaCCGGTATCGTATCCTCCAAAAAATACACTATTGGCGATATTTTCGGAAAGTCCAAGCAACATAGCCCTACTACTGCAATTAACTAGAAATTCAGCCTGCTTCAATCAAACATCCTCATATGTAAAGCTGTGAAACTCAATTGTGTTTGATGAAAATTGGTTGAGCGGCAGACAGAATAATAAAAACTTTGCAACAAACAATTCTTAGCCGATTGGTTGCAGAAAACATTTGACATTCAGTCCGGCATCAAACCAAACAAATTGCAAAAGGCTTAAACTAGGACTGGCAAAGATCAAGTTGTGGTAACTAATAAATACTCGAGAGAGAACAGTGGAACTCTTTTTGTAGATCCAAGCAATATAAAATCTtaattagaacacaaagtaaaaatctAACAGTCTAGGACAGAGGTGACAAGACAGATTCTGACAAAAATAACGCGCAATGGCAGTTTCCAGTCCCCAATTTTCGAGTCCCTCTTGCGTAGGAAATACAATGACAAGCACAAGCACAAGTCTGGAAATCAAGAGGCAGAATAACAGAATCCACGGGGGCTCTTTTCAATGTACCCCACAATTCAACTCTGATCATAGGAAGTGCTATTTGATCCATAGGTTTCCACCTCTGCCCATTCAACATCATCTTCCAACATGGAATGAAAACCAAAGTATTGATGAAGCTTTTAaaatacaaataaatcaagatgtgTACTCAAAAGCCGGTGGTGGCTGAGGCTCCTCATCAACAGCCATTGCTGATGCCGGGGCCTGTTGTCCAGTTGATCCACCACCAGTGCTGGATGCAGTTGACGAGGGTGCATCTGTAAGGGACAATACTTCAGGTTCGTCAGGACGTAGATCTCTCAGAAGCACAAATCCAGAAGGTGATGATTTAACTGGCACATATCTGCTTTCTTCCAAAAACTTTATGTATTTCTCCTGAGCTGGAACCACCCTAGCAGGGTTGGTCAACATCTCAAATGATGGCTCTGGTTCATTTTTCTTCTCCGCTGGAGTATCCACCTGCCATTAAAAGAGAGATACATTTTATTTGCACTACACAACAAAAGCAGAAAATTATGCAAGATCATCCATACAAATTTGCCTACAATATTATAGGAACAGACTGTCTGCCTGATCCTTAACTAAAGGAAACCATTGATCcaaaacaaaaatgatagaaACGTATACGAACCTGCATGGACTCCCCAGAACTTGGTGCACCAGAAGATGACTCTGTTCCAGCTGCCTTCTCGGCAATGGCTTTCTCAGCCTCTTTCTTGCTAGCCCTTGCCTTAGCCCTAGCTGATGTTGATAAAACAGCTGTGGGGAGTTTGACAGCAGAAGTTGTGGTGGCTACAGTGGTTGGCTTAGGATACTCAAATAGCGAGGGCTTGGCGTGTGATACAAACTCGAACTTTGGCACTTTTAGGTCATAATTGAGACCAATCAAGGCTGTTGGTGAGAATGCTAAGCTAACGAAATATATAAGTGGATACCAATACCAAAACTGACTAAAAACAGCTAGTCCAACGACTGCTGTAATTTTGTCATGTTTAGTCTTTGAAAGTAATTTGATTGTCACGTTTCTTCCACCAGCATCAAGAATACCAGAGGCCAAAATTGCACCCATTTTACTCATGGTATCTTCATGCTTATCAAGGACAATTTTCTCCAGTTGTCGCCTGAACAGAAGAAAGTATAGCAAGCTCAGGAAAAGATGAAAAAATAAGGAGAGATGTGACATGCATTTTCAGATGAAATACCTGAAGGCACCCACGCGGGAATCACTGGCTTCACTTATCTGGACCATCACCATGGCCATCGCTATGAGAGCACCTTGACGTACAAAATCAACCACATCTGATGTCAAAGGCTCCAACAATGAGATGGCCTCACTCAGACCAGTACCTGCACAAGAAATGCCTACTGCCATAGCCGCACCATATCGAACATGTGGATTGTACGACTCCGATAACAACGATACAATACGAGGCATCTGCAAATTCATTGAAAAGGAAACATTATTAACACATCAGAAAGAAGAAGACTTGGGGGAGGGGGAGATAGGGCA
Protein-coding sequences here:
- the LOC104118860 gene encoding transcription factor FAMA-like isoform X2, producing the protein MEEKENNQPYLPTISPSLNHQNPEMVNEEAMMVSQIEEKFIEFSDKVENATQLKFLIGENLENSQANESKKKRKRTRIKSSEEVENQRMTHIEVERNRRKQMNEHLLVLRSLMPSSYVQRGDQASIIGGAIEFVRELEQLLQCLESQKRRKLYGDDSLLMEIQNPSQPPFFDPLPLANELYEGGIQEEIAESKSCLADVEVKLLGFNAMIKILSKRRPGQLITTISALEDLQLNIIHTNITTIEQTVLYSFNVKIAGESKFTADGIANLVQQIFSFIHANNAI
- the LOC104118860 gene encoding transcription factor FAMA-like isoform X1, which produces MLFHFEHEIFLQPYLPTISPSLNHQNPEMVNEEAMMVSQIEEKFIEFSDKVENATQLKFLIGENLENSQANESKKKRKRTRIKSSEEVENQRMTHIEVERNRRKQMNEHLLVLRSLMPSSYVQRGDQASIIGGAIEFVRELEQLLQCLESQKRRKLYGDDSLLMEIQNPSQPPFFDPLPLANELYEGGIQEEIAESKSCLADVEVKLLGFNAMIKILSKRRPGQLITTISALEDLQLNIIHTNITTIEQTVLYSFNVKIAGESKFTADGIANLVQQIFSFIHANNAI